The Neofelis nebulosa isolate mNeoNeb1 chromosome X, mNeoNeb1.pri, whole genome shotgun sequence genome has a segment encoding these proteins:
- the CSF2RA gene encoding LOW QUALITY PROTEIN: granulocyte-macrophage colony-stimulating factor receptor subunit alpha (The sequence of the model RefSeq protein was modified relative to this genomic sequence to represent the inferred CDS: deleted 1 base in 1 codon) — MTSRFTAMSSTGTVGIVGQEPHNVTNHLVKRATLPWVPCPPPLGLPRPPSRPLGPLAMTILFCMLLDPALPLTQEHQDVPTTEWVPSLNMKFDPRTMELSWDCKENTTYLECVMIHKEKGEIRKKPKNKDCHCNFSHDSLHGGITFVVKVNSTQGPIPEKLVYANPGGEGTAAQNFSCFIYNVNFMNCTWAKGWAAPDDVQYFLYIQDFKEKRERECPHYVTDSGTHVGCHLHDLSGLTFRNYFLVNGTSRETAVQFFDTILSLKNIEIYSPPNNVSVDCNPSHCQILWDPPRTRHPSSAWDFKYQLRIQKQDNKEHAGNQLIDVTGKSENKYNFPSPEPRPKHTVTIRASDARGQQWSAWSQPVEFGSTQATASFVHVYVLVVLGTFVCALILSCFVKRLFASETLFPRIPHIKDKWSENVHTDHQIIWEKSTPDTGKIDHEEILTVEEVTVAPESV, encoded by the exons ATGACTTCACGCTTCACCGCAATGTCCTCCACGGGGACTGTCGGCATCGTCGGCCAAGAGCCGCACAACGTGACTAACCATCTAGTC AAAAGAGCAACCCTCCCGTGGGTCCCCTGCCCGCCACCCTTGG GGCTTCCTCGTCCTCCCAGCCGCCCCCTGGGACCCTTGGCCATGACCATCCTGTTCTGCATGCTGCTGGACCCAGCGTTACCCCTGACTCAGGAGCACCAGG ATGTTCCAACCACGGAATGGGTCCCCAGTCTAAATATGAAGTTTGACCCAAGGACAATGGAACTGAGTTGGGACTGCAAAGAAAACACTACCTACCTCGAATGTGTGATGATCcacaaggagaaaggagagatcaGAAAAAAG CCCAAGAACAAAGACTGTCACTGCAACTTTTCCCATGATTCTCTTCATGGGGGAATCACGTTCGTGGTTAAAGTAAATAGCACCCAAGGACCGATTCCAGAAAAACTGGTCTACGCTAACCCAG GCGGCGAGGGCACCGCTGCCCAAAACTTCTCCTGTTTTATCTACAACGTGAACTTCATGAACTGCACTTGGGCGAAAGGTTGGGCTGCGCCTGATGACGTCCAATATTTCTTGTACATACAAGACTTTAA ggaaaaaagggaaagagagtgtCCTCATTACGTGACGGACTCAGGAACCCACGTCGGATGTCACCTGCACGATCTGTCGGGATTAACGTTCCGCAATTACTTCCTGGTGAACGGCACCAGCCGAGAGACGGCGGTCCAGTTTTTTGATACGATTTTGTCCTTGAAAAACATAG AAATATACAGCCCGCCCAACAACGTCAGCGTCGACTGCAACCCGTCCCACTGCCAGATCCTCTGGGACCCGCCCAGGACCCGACACCCCTCGTCCGCCTGGGACTTCAAGTACCAGCTGCGCATCCAGAAACAG gacAACAAGGAACACGCCGGAAATCAACTG ATCGACGTGACCGGCAAATcggaaaataaatacaacttccCGAGTCCAGAGCCCAGACCCAAGCACACTGTGACGATACGGGCCTCAGACGCACGGGGACAGCAGTGGAGTGCCTGGAGCCAGCCCGTGGAATTCG GCTCCACACAAGCCACAGCCAGCTTTGTGCATGTCTATGTGCTCGTGGTCCTGGGGACCTTCGTCTGTGCCCTGATTCTCAGCTGCTTTGTGAAAAG GTTGTTTGCATCAGAGACCTTATTCCCACGGATTCCGCACATCAAGGATAAATGGAGTGAGAACGTTCACACTGACCACCAG ATCATCTGGGAGAAATCCACCCCGGATACAGGAAAGATCGACCATGAAGAGATCCTAACCGTGGAGGAAGTCACCGTCGCCCCGGAGAGCGTGTGA